Below is a genomic region from Miscanthus floridulus cultivar M001 chromosome 1, ASM1932011v1, whole genome shotgun sequence.
TCTCATTTTTTTAGGGAAACTCCCTTCGTCTCTTAAAAAATGTAATTCTCACTGAGTGAGTAATCAAGGCCCTTCATTTTTCATAGAGGTACATCGACTGACCTATTCGGCCTCTGGTTAGACACTGATGAGGCGGGCAGGCGGCCTCATCACGGTCACTGATGACGCGACCCTCCACCGCTACCGCCGGCGAAGCGGTCGTTTTCATCCCCTTTCTTCCTTTGTTACTTAAACCTTCCGTACCCATATCCACCTGCTGCTCCCTGCTTCCAGTCTTCTCCGTAGGGGGTTTCGCTCCAGAGATTTCGCCTCAAGGGCACACCCACCCACGGGGGATCCGCAGATGAAGATCATCCCGGTCCCTTGCCTGGAGGACAACTATGCCTACCTGTACGAATCAGCCTGCATCGCTTGTTTAccctattcttttttttttttgggttcgTTTCAAATCATTGAGTTCTTGATTGCTATTTGTTTCTTCCGTTCCAAGAATCGTGGACGAGAGCACCAAGAAGGCGGCGGCCGTTGACCCTGTGGAACCGGAGAAGGTTCTCAAGGCGGCCGGCGAGGTTGGCGCCTACGTTGACTGCGTTCTCACCACCCATCACCACTGGTATGCCATATCCTTCCAGTTCGAGATGTTTATTTGCTAGGTTCCCTTCTTTGCTTGTGTTCGAATGTTCTGATTCTTGTTTCTTTGATTGATGAGTTGTTGGCCATCATCTTATTCCGAGTTGACAGTTGAGACATAAAAGGGCTTCATATTTAGACATTCAATAGTTATTTATTTAATCAGGCTAACGCCACTGCTCGTGTCTTAGGGTCTGTTTCGATACCAAGGGCAAAAATTAGCCGCAATTAGTCCCTAGCCCATCCAAACAGGTGTGCTTATAGGTGGGCTAATTTTTTTAGCGAAGCCTTCAACTAGTTGTTAACCAATTAGCTAGCCAACCTCAGCTAGTTTGGGCTATTTTTTAGTGCCAACTACTAACTCATCCTAGCTGATCCAAACAGGCCCGTAGTCGATGCACATAGGAATTCAGAAATATTAATAGGTAGTCCTTTCCGACCTGGGATTTTCTCTCTCTATGATTTCAGTTTAATTGCTATGTGCACAGGTTTTGATGGTACAAGAAGAACAGCACTATGCAAGACATATACGCTTACTGTTCTTTTCTGGTAATGAAGTCCACATAGTATTCGCTAGATACACCTTGCAGAAAATGGAAACCGAGGGGATTGGAAAATGAAGTCCTGAATGGACATGTGATTGATAGTGCTTGACATATGTGCCTCATGCAGATGCAGTCATTCTTGTTTGTTTTCAGCTCTTAGAGTAGTCCATTTCCAATTAAGAATTATAAGTTGATGCTTTGGCTGCTGGGAGATAGGCCTTTTCATCATTCCCACAATGTTTTCATCTCTTCAATGGAACTGGGGATTTCTCTAGCTCCCACTTTTAAAGTATATCAGACCGAAAGGTCAATGCTTTGAAAATATGTATCAGGTGGCACAATATGCAAACTACTCTTGTCCGTACTAAATTGAACATTTGTGGGCTTCATTGGCAATTGTGTAATGCATCATTAATGAATCATGCGACCGGTTTTGTGATTTTAGGGATCATGCTGGTGGCAATGAGAAGATGAGACTGCAGGTGCCAGGGATAAAGGTCTTTGGAGGATTACTGGACAATGTGAAAGGCTGCACTGATCAGGTGGAGAATGGAACTAAGTTGTCACTTGGGAAGGACATTGAGATACTATGCCTACACACGCCTTGGTATGCTGTTCACTATGCTGCTTTCTTGCTTTATTATTACATACGTTTCACCTCTCCGTTTATGGTATAATGTCAGTGCTGATGCATAGCGGCTCAAGGAACTATGTTGGCTCAACGTTTCATTATCATTCAGGCATGTTTTGTAGTAAGTAATCTTATGTGGGACCCATGGGCCAGGAGTCGTTTGCGTGTGAGGCTTAAATAGCTGACCTCTGTGTGGGAACAGAGCATTATTTTGCAATAGAACAGTGACCGCAGGAACCTTTTCTCGGCGCGTTATCACTCTCGATTTCTCCTGTGTCTCATGCTCCGGCGAGCGATTGTCGGCAGCCAAGGcttgtgacagctggtatcagcgCAATGTGGGTGGCAGGATTATTTCAGGATCTATGCAGTACAACAGTCACCACAGCCAAAGTCGTATGAAATTTACTTAAGTCACCACTGCCAAAGTCGTACTGAATCTATGGATTCAGTAGAATAACTGATGAGTGGCACGACCATGTCATTAATCTTGAGAAACTTAGTTGAGCTCTTTAATAAAATCTCAATTTTGCGTGATCCTTTTATATGTGTTTTCTCTGCAAAAGCCTGTTGATTAGATCCCTATCATTTTTTCGTTCTTTCAACAGCCACACTAAAGGTCATATTAGCTACTATGTTACTAGTAAGGAGGGGGAAGATCCAGCGGTCTTCACTGGAGATACCTTGGTTAGTAACTTAGTATACACATCTTGCTTACAATGATGATTCCTTCGATTGTTATGTCCTAACCCTTTTTCTGAAATACAGTTCATTGCTGGTTGTGGGAAGTTTTTTGAGGGTACTGCAGAGCAAATGTATCAGTCCCTTATTGTTACACTGGGTTCGCTGCCAAAGTTAACTCGAGTTTACTGTGGGCATGAGGTACGATCTCTCTTTTCTTCACTCTGATTCTATCAGTTCCATTAAGGAGGAACTTGAATGCTAGTGAACCACTGAACCTGTATGGTGGAATATATAAAGTAACTATGTGTCTCCCTTTGTCATTTAGGATGTAAATCTTGTATTATCAATGACTCAAGGACATATGTACAAATCTACTGTTTTCTGTTTCATGTTCTCAGGAATAGGCAGTTTCCAGATTGATTGACTGTTTATTGAATTTCTTTTGTAGCAGATTCTAAATTCTACGATTTGTTGACTGTTTTATTTGAATACATTTATGTTGGTTGGGATGTAATCCAACAGCAAGGAGTTAATATAGAAATATGATGCTCACGTGTGCCTCCTTTTGTTCCTAGCTAATAGAGATTATAGAATTGTATATATGTAGCATGTATGTTTTGAACCGTGACTTgtggctcttggtgggtttcaactctagcctaccccaacttgcttgggactgaaaggctatgttgttgttgttgttgttgtatgttTGTTAGTTACTAGGCCCGTCGCCTTTCCATTCCATGTTCTATCTTTGATAACAGGTGCTTGAGCTGTGAGGAGCTTGTTCATGATCTTTTTAATTTGCTTGGTTGAATTTGGGATTTTGAACTTGTTGTAAAAGATGATGGCAACTTGAGTGGAGACATGCATAGTAATAACTTTGCCAACAAGAAAAAACCAGTAACATTTGGTTGTtttgtttatcttttcttaatATGGTATACAAATTGTGCTGGTAGAGGCATACTGTGCTCTTTATGGTCTTACCTGTTGCTTGTTGAGTTGCAGTACACTGTGAAGAACCTAAAATTCATACTGACAGTCGAGCCAGAGAATGAGAAGACGAAACAGAAACTGGAATGGGCTGAAAAGCAGCGTGAAGCGAATCAGCCAACAGTGCCCTCGACTATAGGAGATGAGTTTGAGATAAATACATTCATGCGTGTTGATCTACCAGAAATACAGGTTAATCTCCTCACTTGAAACACTTTCCTTGCACTGCCTTCCACATCCATGCGCAGAATTGGTTGATGTCTGTGAATGAAGAGCGCATAGAAGGAATTTTCTTTCTTGCCAATCACAACTACATCGGAACGGTTCTCTTAATTGGGTATCCTTATGAATCTTTCAGGCTAAATTCGGTGCCAACTCTCCAGTTGAAGCACTGAGAGATGTCAGGAAGACCAAGGATAACTGGAAAGGTTGATGACACCCATGGCTGCCACTAGTCTGTTGGACCAGCATTCCAAATGCAGAAACCTTGCCCTGTAGGTGAGAATGAGGTTTACTGCCGTCCAATGCTTTGAGAAATGTGGTGTCGTGAAGGAGAAGACTCCTACAATAAGCTCCGTGTTAACGAGTAGTTATAATACGCCCCTTGTAACTTGTGGTCTGTTTGCCAATATTCGCCCtcttcgtttgggcttgtttggctgataagctatggctgaaagtactgttggctgatttggtgtgagagaaaaatactgttcgttggctgaaaaaatacgacttataagccaaataagtCCAAACGAACGGGACAAATATTAATGTACGAACTATAATGGCTGTCTTTGTTTTCTCCACCGCCAAACTTGAAAATATGAAGAGCTATGAAGGGTATAACCTGCCTGCATTTTATACTTACTAGCACATGCCCGGGGCGCGCCCCTAGTGTTGTGGTCGGAGCGAGGCGAGATGGCCGGATTTATACTGCGCCGTGCATGGCCGGGGCCGGCGAGGTTAATCGCAGGGTCTGGGAAGGCGAAGGGTTGGGTGAGGCGATCTGCGCCGTCGGATCTGCGGTTCAGGACAGGCTGGCGGCTGCGATCGTCCTGCTGGTGCCTATGGCCAGCCAAGCTTTAGGAAGCACATGTAGTTGCTTGCCAAATGCAGTAGAGTAGTAGTGTCGCCACACCTTAGGCCATCCCAATCCATCTATGTTAAGGCTCGTTTGGATGCCCGTATATCAAGTTATGTTATGGTACCTGATACTCCGTAATCTTTATGCAACCATTATGCAAATACTAGCAACGTATAGTTGGAGAATGCTAGCTAATGACTTTTACACAGGTTAAGCAACTGGTATGTCTAAATTGACACAACAAGACGTTAGACGTGGTGCTTTGCATTGCATGAACACCATGAGGGCCAACCTGACGAGGACATGGCATCATCGGATATGACCATTGATTATAAGGTGAGCTTGTTTCTACATTTGCATaatgaattgtaccaaaaatcaatgagttatggccttcctaaTGAAGTATTATCGGGGCACCGATGAactgaaagttcaactttgatggatTTACGCTTTGACACACATTTGTACCTAGAAGCAAATAataacatgtacatgtggaaccaagtgaattgtaccaaaaatcactatgcaaatgtaggaacgagctcaccttataatcaatagtcgtatccgatggtgtcatgccCTCATCACAGCCGACCCGACTCGTGTAATGT
It encodes:
- the LOC136499649 gene encoding hydroxyacylglutathione hydrolase cytoplasmic-like, encoding MKIIPVPCLEDNYAYLIVDESTKKAAAVDPVEPEKVLKAAGEVGAYVDCVLTTHHHWDHAGGNEKMRLQVPGIKVFGGLLDNVKGCTDQVENGTKLSLGKDIEILCLHTPCHTKGHISYYVTSKEGEDPAVFTGDTLFIAGCGKFFEGTAEQMYQSLIVTLGSLPKLTRVYCGHEYTVKNLKFILTVEPENEKTKQKLEWAEKQREANQPTVPSTIGDEFEINTFMRVDLPEIQAKFGANSPVEALRDVRKTKDNWKGENEVYCRPML